Proteins encoded in a region of the Paramagnetospirillum magneticum AMB-1 genome:
- a CDS encoding TRAP transporter small permease, whose translation MLRALDHLEEWLIAFLMGTATLIIFVAVLQRYAAGTALLYPLVGHLDFSWAQELCIIMFVWMAKFGAAYGVRTGIHVGVDVVINRLDPQWRAKLIVFGLLAGALFTGIVATMGGHFVMENGAHYAFLHAFGLPTGDLYEGPITPDMEAPTWVVYSAIPLGSALMCFRFLQVCVGFIRTGELPHHDHGHVEGLEEDTTDPQRAAQDINWFEMSDNLHPKDAKDDKGDHQGEKRP comes from the coding sequence ATGCTGAGAGCCCTTGATCACCTTGAAGAATGGCTGATTGCCTTTCTCATGGGCACGGCGACGCTGATCATCTTCGTCGCCGTTCTGCAACGCTATGCGGCAGGCACCGCCCTGCTGTATCCCCTGGTCGGGCACCTGGATTTTTCCTGGGCCCAGGAACTGTGCATCATCATGTTCGTGTGGATGGCCAAGTTCGGCGCCGCCTATGGCGTACGCACCGGCATCCACGTGGGCGTCGACGTGGTCATCAACCGCCTCGATCCCCAATGGCGGGCCAAGCTGATCGTATTCGGCCTGCTGGCCGGCGCGCTGTTCACCGGCATCGTCGCCACCATGGGCGGCCATTTCGTCATGGAGAACGGCGCCCATTACGCCTTCCTCCACGCCTTCGGCCTGCCCACCGGCGATCTCTACGAAGGCCCCATCACCCCGGACATGGAGGCCCCCACCTGGGTGGTCTATTCGGCCATTCCGCTGGGCTCGGCCCTGATGTGCTTCCGCTTCCTGCAGGTCTGCGTCGGCTTCATCCGGACCGGCGAGCTGCCCCATCACGACCACGGCCATGTGGAAGGGCTGGAAGAGGACACCACCGATCCCCAGCGCGCCGCCCAGGACATCAACTGGTTCGAGATGTCGGACAATCTTCACCCCAAGGACGCCAAAGACGACAAGGGTGATCACCAGGGGGAGAAGCGGCCATGA
- a CDS encoding TRAP transporter substrate-binding protein gives MKLGTLIAGAIAACVLAGSAMAQQAQPIVIKFSHVVAPDTPKGKGAEYFKKLAEERTKGRVKVEVYPNSQLYKDKEEMEALQLGAVQMLAPSLAKFGPLGVKEFEVFDLPYIFPSKDVLRSVTGGPVGASLLKKLEGKGIIGLAYWDNGFKIMSANKPIKAPSDLKGVKMRIQSSKVLDAEMRALGALPQVMAFSEVYQALQTGVVDGTENPPSNMYTQKMHEVQKHATMTNHGYLGYAVIVNKKFWEGLPADIRATLEGAMSEASVFANAIAQTENDDAVKAMKASGKTEFHDPSAAEIEAWRKALLPVHKDMEGRVGKDLIESFYKEAAKFGFKN, from the coding sequence ATGAAGTTGGGAACCCTCATCGCGGGGGCCATCGCCGCCTGCGTTCTCGCCGGCAGCGCCATGGCGCAGCAGGCACAGCCGATCGTCATCAAGTTCAGCCACGTGGTCGCTCCGGACACCCCCAAGGGCAAGGGGGCCGAGTACTTCAAGAAGCTGGCCGAGGAGCGGACCAAGGGCCGCGTCAAGGTCGAGGTCTACCCCAACAGCCAGCTCTACAAGGACAAGGAGGAGATGGAGGCCCTGCAATTGGGCGCCGTCCAGATGCTGGCCCCCAGCCTGGCCAAGTTCGGCCCCCTGGGCGTCAAGGAATTCGAGGTCTTCGACCTGCCCTACATCTTCCCCAGCAAGGACGTGCTGCGCTCGGTGACCGGCGGCCCGGTGGGCGCCAGTCTGCTGAAGAAGCTGGAAGGCAAGGGCATCATCGGCCTGGCCTATTGGGATAACGGCTTCAAGATCATGAGCGCCAACAAGCCCATCAAGGCCCCCAGCGATCTCAAGGGCGTCAAGATGCGCATCCAGTCCTCCAAGGTGCTGGACGCCGAGATGCGCGCGCTCGGCGCCCTGCCCCAGGTCATGGCCTTCTCCGAGGTCTATCAGGCGCTGCAGACCGGCGTGGTCGATGGCACCGAGAACCCGCCCAGCAACATGTACACCCAGAAGATGCACGAGGTACAAAAGCACGCCACCATGACCAACCATGGCTATCTCGGCTATGCGGTCATCGTGAACAAGAAGTTCTGGGAAGGCCTGCCGGCCGATATCCGGGCCACCCTGGAAGGCGCCATGAGCGAAGCCAGCGTCTTCGCCAACGCCATTGCCCAGACCGAAAACGACGACGCGGTGAAGGCCATGAAGGCTTCGGGCAAGACCGAGTTCCATGACCCCTCCGCCGCCGAGATCGAGGCCTGGCGCAAGGCGCTGCTGCCCGTGCACAAGGACATGGAAGGCCGGGTCGGCAAGGACCTGATCGAATCGTTCTACAAGGAAGCCGCCAAGTTCGGCTTCAAGAACTGA
- a CDS encoding sensor histidine kinase — protein MNAPRSLRDRQAIQAMPVIAMGLVVMLLGVLLWLLHRNEVEEERRALIQDILWVEQNLYFHLSSGVERLGQLAEMAGRDGPWSDEFVLQGKALVTAAPEIERVIVRDGIGAVVQSLPPVESGAALGGDSEWANTFALSRSSGRPVYGPPYTVEGKGARFEAQVPIFRGGRFAGTVAGVFSLDAMLANRVPWWFAQAYRLEIQDGNGTLLAAKSQLSPAEPGASYTLRFEPPGHGLELVAISYHSDPQLLRNVLAAAIFILSILSVSSLWALRRHVRRRLAAEQALRTEHSFRKAMEDSLTVGMRARDLEGRITYVNPAFCHMVGWTADELVGTVPPMLYWVPEDLEHTYELHRAVMRGEAPAEGFELVFRRKNGERFSALIYEAPLIDSDGRHTGWMASVLDITERKRAEELSRQHQEKLQHTARLITMGEMASTLAHELNQPLSAIASYATGCLNRLSAGDARPEELVPPLTKLGAQAQRAGQIIRRIHDFVRKSEPLVVPCLLDEIIEGVVGFLEPDARKRGIRIDLDLSLTPGAARPRVEADHILIEQVILNLVRNAMEAMGHTPRPQRRLTISLQCADGQARIRVADRGTGIPPEIAANLFSPFFTTKETGMGMGLNICRSIVEAHRGHLWFEENPGGGSVFLFTLPEMAG, from the coding sequence ATGAACGCACCCCGATCCCTCAGAGACCGTCAGGCCATCCAGGCGATGCCCGTCATTGCCATGGGGCTGGTGGTCATGCTGCTGGGCGTCCTGCTGTGGCTGCTGCACCGTAACGAGGTGGAGGAGGAGCGGCGAGCCCTGATCCAGGACATCCTGTGGGTCGAGCAGAACCTTTACTTCCATCTGTCGTCCGGGGTCGAGCGGCTGGGGCAGCTGGCCGAGATGGCCGGGCGCGACGGCCCCTGGTCCGACGAGTTCGTCCTGCAGGGCAAGGCACTGGTCACCGCGGCTCCCGAGATCGAACGGGTGATCGTCCGCGACGGCATCGGCGCGGTGGTCCAGTCCCTGCCGCCGGTGGAAAGCGGGGCGGCCCTGGGCGGCGATTCCGAGTGGGCCAACACCTTCGCCCTGTCCCGCTCCTCGGGCCGTCCGGTTTATGGCCCGCCCTACACCGTGGAGGGCAAGGGGGCGCGCTTCGAGGCGCAGGTACCCATTTTCCGCGGCGGACGGTTCGCCGGAACCGTGGCCGGGGTGTTCTCGCTGGACGCCATGCTGGCCAATCGCGTGCCGTGGTGGTTCGCCCAGGCCTACCGGCTGGAAATCCAGGACGGCAACGGCACCTTGCTGGCCGCCAAGTCCCAGCTGTCGCCCGCCGAGCCCGGGGCCAGCTACACGCTGCGCTTCGAGCCCCCCGGCCACGGGCTGGAGCTGGTGGCCATCTCCTACCACAGCGACCCGCAACTGCTGCGCAACGTGCTGGCGGCGGCCATCTTCATCCTGTCCATCCTGTCGGTCTCCAGCCTGTGGGCGCTGCGCCGCCATGTGCGCCGCCGTCTGGCCGCCGAACAGGCGCTCAGGACCGAGCATTCCTTCAGGAAGGCCATGGAGGATTCGCTGACCGTGGGCATGCGCGCCCGGGACCTGGAGGGCCGCATCACCTATGTCAATCCGGCCTTCTGCCACATGGTGGGCTGGACCGCCGACGAACTGGTGGGCACGGTGCCGCCCATGCTCTACTGGGTGCCCGAGGATCTGGAGCATACCTACGAGCTGCATCGGGCGGTGATGCGCGGCGAGGCGCCGGCCGAGGGTTTCGAACTGGTGTTCCGGCGCAAGAACGGCGAACGCTTCAGCGCCCTGATCTACGAGGCGCCGCTGATCGATTCCGATGGGCGCCACACCGGCTGGATGGCTTCGGTGCTCGACATCACCGAGCGCAAGCGGGCCGAGGAGCTGTCGCGCCAGCATCAGGAAAAGCTGCAGCATACGGCGCGGCTGATCACCATGGGCGAGATGGCCTCGACCCTGGCCCACGAGCTGAACCAGCCGCTGTCGGCCATCGCCTCCTATGCCACGGGGTGCCTCAACCGGCTGTCCGCCGGCGATGCCCGGCCCGAGGAACTGGTGCCGCCGCTCACCAAGCTGGGGGCGCAGGCCCAGCGGGCCGGACAGATCATCCGCCGCATTCACGATTTCGTGCGCAAGAGCGAGCCCCTGGTGGTGCCCTGCCTGCTGGACGAGATCATCGAGGGCGTGGTGGGCTTTCTCGAACCCGATGCCCGCAAGCGCGGCATCCGCATCGACCTGGACCTCAGCCTGACCCCGGGCGCCGCCCGGCCGCGGGTCGAGGCCGATCACATCCTGATCGAGCAGGTCATCCTTAACCTGGTGCGCAACGCAATGGAGGCCATGGGCCACACACCGAGGCCGCAACGCCGCCTGACCATCTCGTTGCAATGCGCGGACGGGCAGGCCAGAATTCGCGTCGCCGACCGGGGAACGGGGATTCCTCCCGAAATCGCCGCCAATCTGTTCAGTCCGTTCTTCACCACCAAGGAAACGGGAATGGGAATGGGGCTGAATATTTGCCGCTCTATCGTCGAGGCCCATCGGGGCCATCTGTGGTTCGAGGAGAATCCGGGCGGCGGCA